One window of Sulfurospirillum sp. 1612 genomic DNA carries:
- the gltA gene encoding NADPH-dependent glutamate synthase codes for MPKIKPRVPMKEQPALQRIKNFDSVPYGYTEDQAVEEAARCIQCKKPACESACPVNIGIKEMNLLISQRKFKEAYLLVKEDNAFPACSGRVCPQEKQCEGDCILKKFDQPVSIGKLEAFIADWGAAHQVEVQECISDNEDKHIAIVGSGPAGLACAAECRKYGYAVTIYETLHKAGGVLQYGIPEFRLPKDIVDDEVAKLEAKGVKIVLNNTVGQNIYYYELVSQNDAVFLAMGAGAPKFMGIQGENPLDGVYSSNEFLIRANLMKAYKFPEWDTPIDVGKIVAVLGAGNVAMDAARTAIRLGAEEVHIIYRRTKEYAPARAEELHHALEEGIIFHELVNPVRFHGNDEGFIDYMELARMELVEQADGSLRPMPIPGSNFYMGVDTIIEALGTVPNRLFLDRAPEIKRDKNGVIIVDENYMTSVEGTFAGGDAASGAATVIKALGEGKNAAKAIHTYLSGAS; via the coding sequence ATGCCAAAAATAAAACCAAGAGTCCCGATGAAAGAACAACCGGCTTTACAACGTATCAAAAACTTTGATTCCGTGCCTTATGGTTACACAGAAGACCAAGCCGTAGAAGAAGCCGCTCGTTGTATCCAATGTAAAAAACCAGCATGTGAGAGTGCTTGTCCTGTCAATATTGGCATCAAAGAGATGAACCTTTTAATTTCGCAGAGAAAATTCAAAGAAGCTTATCTTTTGGTCAAAGAAGACAATGCCTTTCCGGCTTGTTCAGGAAGAGTCTGCCCTCAGGAAAAACAGTGCGAGGGTGATTGTATCTTGAAAAAATTCGACCAGCCCGTTTCTATTGGTAAACTTGAGGCGTTTATCGCAGATTGGGGAGCGGCACATCAAGTAGAAGTCCAAGAGTGTATTAGCGATAATGAAGACAAACACATAGCCATCGTTGGCTCAGGACCGGCAGGGCTTGCTTGTGCTGCTGAGTGTCGTAAATACGGGTATGCTGTCACCATTTATGAAACATTGCACAAAGCAGGGGGCGTACTACAATATGGTATCCCTGAGTTTCGATTGCCAAAAGATATTGTCGATGATGAAGTCGCCAAACTTGAAGCAAAAGGGGTCAAAATCGTTCTGAATAATACCGTAGGACAAAATATCTATTATTATGAATTGGTCTCACAAAATGATGCTGTCTTTTTAGCGATGGGAGCAGGAGCACCAAAATTCATGGGCATACAAGGGGAAAATCCACTCGATGGGGTTTACTCTTCTAATGAATTTTTGATTCGCGCCAATCTGATGAAAGCGTACAAATTCCCAGAATGGGACACCCCGATTGATGTAGGCAAAATCGTCGCTGTTTTAGGGGCAGGGAATGTCGCTATGGATGCGGCCAGAACCGCCATACGCCTAGGTGCAGAAGAAGTACATATCATCTACCGACGTACCAAAGAATATGCCCCTGCACGAGCTGAGGAGCTCCATCATGCGCTTGAAGAGGGCATCATCTTTCATGAATTAGTCAATCCTGTGCGATTCCATGGTAATGATGAGGGATTTATCGATTATATGGAACTTGCTCGTATGGAGTTGGTCGAACAAGCAGATGGTAGTCTGCGCCCTATGCCCATACCAGGAAGCAACTTTTATATGGGAGTAGATACCATCATCGAAGCGCTTGGAACGGTACCAAACAGACTCTTCTTAGATCGCGCTCCAGAAATCAAGCGCGACAAAAATGGCGTCATTATCGTTGATGAAAATTACATGACCAGTGTGGAGGGAACCTTCGCAGGAGGCGATGCTGCCAGTGGTGCTGCTACGGTTATCAAAGCCTTAGGAGAGGGCAAAAACGCCGCCAAAGCCATTCACACATATCTCAGTGGCGCAAGCTAA
- a CDS encoding MlaD family protein, with the protein MEKRLSYTIVGTFVIAITLALFSFLYWITKYGDNAIEHHYYKTYFTESVSGLSLDSPVKLRGVEIGRVKSISISEKNSEEVKVLLEINKGTPIKKDTFALLDSQGITGLKHVELEGGSKDSPLLMGDDKTKIPTIPSKKSVIAMLYDSGESMIEKLNVISEKANKILSEQNVQYLSNIIQNLSRTTTFIDENKHRLTEMFDQISLLKASVETNFNAIEKDFKSFKDSSSDLIEHTKKFEDKLTPTFDKLGRASDQLGDASDMAKLFFRSVQKELDSGAFNLSDIVERNLQILNDAAFSIKDTSLKLDDVIEEFKQSPSDIFYKVGTKIPGPGERHE; encoded by the coding sequence ATGGAAAAAAGACTCAGTTATACCATCGTTGGTACCTTTGTGATTGCTATCACATTGGCACTTTTTTCTTTTTTGTATTGGATCACAAAATATGGAGACAATGCGATAGAGCACCATTATTACAAGACCTATTTTACAGAATCGGTCTCGGGGCTCAGTTTGGACTCCCCTGTAAAACTTCGAGGGGTAGAAATCGGACGGGTTAAAAGCATTTCAATCAGTGAAAAAAACAGTGAAGAGGTAAAAGTACTCCTTGAGATTAATAAAGGCACGCCGATTAAAAAGGATACCTTTGCCCTATTAGATTCCCAAGGCATTACCGGACTCAAGCATGTTGAACTTGAAGGTGGCAGCAAAGATTCCCCCCTTCTTATGGGCGATGATAAAACAAAAATTCCTACGATTCCCTCCAAAAAATCAGTCATTGCGATGTTGTATGATAGTGGCGAATCCATGATTGAAAAACTCAATGTCATCTCAGAAAAAGCCAATAAAATTTTGAGTGAACAAAACGTCCAGTATCTTTCTAATATTATTCAAAACTTATCGCGTACGACAACATTTATCGATGAAAACAAACATCGTCTCACTGAGATGTTTGATCAGATTAGCTTGTTAAAAGCAAGTGTGGAGACCAATTTTAATGCGATAGAAAAAGATTTTAAAAGTTTTAAAGATAGCAGTAGTGATTTGATTGAACATACCAAAAAATTCGAAGACAAACTCACGCCTACCTTTGATAAACTAGGACGTGCTAGTGACCAGCTCGGTGATGCTAGTGATATGGCGAAATTGTTTTTTCGCTCCGTACAAAAAGAGCTCGATAGTGGGGCATTTAATCTCTCAGATATTGTAGAGAGAAATTTACAGATACTCAATGATGCGGCTTTCTCAATCAAGGATACCTCCTTGAAGCTCGATGATGTAATAGAAGAGTTCAAACAAAGCCCAAGTGATATCTTTTATAAAGTGGGCACAAAAATTCCAGGACCAGGGGAGCGTCATGAATAA
- a CDS encoding GAF domain-containing protein codes for MAKEISENKLNQLLELNKKLVSQEENPKRLKLLSDAIKSMLNVDRCTVFMHDDTNGSFWSVCLDGLSFLEVPDDTGIVGEVFKTKNTIMINNAKNSKLFNDVIDTSIGYDTRNILTMPIFGYDKKTIGVIQLLNKTDGSEGFSEEDEKVLNYVMSHISAYLEAML; via the coding sequence ATGGCTAAAGAGATCAGTGAAAATAAATTAAACCAATTATTAGAACTCAACAAAAAACTCGTCTCACAAGAAGAGAATCCCAAAAGACTCAAACTGCTATCTGATGCGATTAAATCGATGTTAAATGTCGATCGCTGTACCGTATTTATGCATGATGATACCAATGGTAGCTTTTGGTCTGTGTGTCTGGATGGGCTGAGTTTTTTAGAAGTGCCTGATGATACTGGGATTGTGGGTGAAGTTTTTAAAACCAAGAACACAATCATGATCAATAATGCTAAAAACTCAAAACTCTTTAATGATGTGATTGATACAAGTATCGGCTATGATACCCGCAATATCTTGACTATGCCGATTTTTGGTTATGATAAAAAGACGATTGGAGTCATCCAGCTTTTGAATAAAACCGATGGCAGTGAGGGCTTTAGCGAAGAAGATGAGAAAGTCTTGAATTATGTCATGAGCCATATCAGTGCGTATTTGGAAGCGATGTTGTAA
- a CDS encoding DUF1104 domain-containing protein has translation MKKVFCCLFIFSIALLAKVDYSVVSTEELMAMVGYVPAENKSAFLREVNARIRTMSDQEKHVYQHNIKKLKKVKK, from the coding sequence ATGAAAAAAGTGTTTTGCTGCCTTTTCATCTTTAGCATAGCATTATTGGCAAAAGTTGATTATAGTGTCGTAAGCACTGAAGAGTTGATGGCGATGGTGGGGTATGTACCGGCTGAGAATAAAAGTGCCTTTTTGCGAGAAGTCAATGCCAGAATTCGTACCATGTCGGACCAAGAGAAACACGTCTATCAACACAATATCAAAAAATTAAAAAAAGTAAAAAAATGA
- a CDS encoding sulfide/dihydroorotate dehydrogenase-like FAD/NAD-binding protein — MAFKITKMIDLDSIDFLVDVEAPEIAERFHPGQFVMLMTRKEGERIPMSVMKAEDGKLSMFIRKLGKTSKELRDGIEAFENVIGPLGHGVEEKVYGNILVLSDAVCGHAENYAICDALGKIEGNTITSVQTFPSKAEIYPDEYLAKNVADRHFITTEDGSFGDAGSYVTTLKRLLKNDVPIDFVFGGGKLPTMKAVSTILAINNIDNLFTTRQMMVDGSGMCGACRLYIDGEMKLACVDGPMFDSRKVNWTRAMKRYGMFKKEEKIANEYYEAHKGGCGQCQK; from the coding sequence GTGGCATTTAAGATTACAAAGATGATCGATCTGGATTCTATAGATTTTTTGGTCGATGTTGAAGCTCCTGAGATCGCAGAGCGATTTCATCCGGGACAGTTTGTGATGCTCATGACAAGAAAAGAGGGAGAACGTATTCCTATGTCTGTCATGAAAGCAGAAGATGGCAAACTGAGCATGTTCATACGAAAATTGGGCAAAACGTCTAAGGAATTGAGAGATGGCATAGAGGCTTTTGAAAATGTCATCGGTCCTTTGGGCCATGGTGTTGAAGAGAAGGTCTATGGCAATATTCTGGTACTCTCCGATGCGGTATGTGGACATGCTGAAAATTATGCAATCTGTGACGCACTAGGAAAAATAGAAGGCAATACAATCACCTCAGTGCAGACATTTCCAAGTAAAGCAGAGATTTATCCCGATGAATACCTAGCAAAAAATGTGGCCGATCGCCACTTCATCACAACCGAAGATGGTTCATTTGGTGATGCAGGCAGCTATGTCACGACACTCAAGAGATTACTCAAAAATGACGTGCCGATTGACTTTGTCTTTGGAGGAGGTAAATTGCCTACCATGAAAGCCGTCTCGACGATTCTTGCTATCAACAATATCGACAATCTTTTCACCACAAGACAGATGATGGTCGATGGCTCAGGCATGTGTGGAGCATGTCGTCTTTATATCGATGGAGAGATGAAACTAGCCTGTGTCGATGGCCCGATGTTTGATAGCAGAAAAGTGAATTGGACCCGTGCGATGAAACGCTATGGTATGTTCAAAAAAGAAGAAAAAATCGCCAATGAATATTATGAAGCTCATAAAGGAGGGTGCGGACAATGCCAAAAATAA
- a CDS encoding ABC transporter ATP-binding protein, translated as MIISAHDIVTQFGKKVVHDKVSVDIYEGEIYGILGGSGSGKSTLLREIVMLQPFKSGTIDILGYRIGALTYSQMEALRKNWAVLFQFGALYSSLNVLENVSIPLIEHTNLPMEVIEQIALSKLKMTGLDPEATYLFPSELSGGMKKRVALARALVMDPKVLFLDEPTSGLDPVGAENFDILIREIASLLKLTVVIVTHDLHTIEHVLDRFCILQNKKIAFEGNYKEAIQSENYAIREFLKN; from the coding sequence ATTATTATTAGCGCTCATGATATTGTCACGCAATTTGGTAAAAAAGTGGTTCATGATAAGGTCTCGGTTGATATCTATGAGGGTGAGATTTATGGTATTTTAGGAGGAAGTGGGAGTGGTAAATCGACGCTTTTGAGAGAAATTGTCATGCTTCAACCCTTTAAAAGTGGCACCATTGATATCTTAGGCTATCGCATCGGGGCACTCACATACTCACAAATGGAAGCATTGCGAAAAAATTGGGCGGTTTTATTTCAGTTTGGTGCCCTTTATTCTTCGCTTAATGTTTTGGAAAATGTCTCGATTCCATTGATTGAGCATACCAATTTGCCTATGGAAGTGATAGAGCAGATTGCCCTTAGTAAATTAAAAATGACAGGACTTGATCCTGAGGCTACTTATCTGTTCCCGAGTGAACTAAGCGGGGGTATGAAAAAGAGAGTGGCGCTCGCACGTGCGCTTGTTATGGACCCTAAAGTGCTCTTCTTGGATGAGCCTACAAGTGGTTTGGACCCTGTTGGTGCGGAAAATTTTGATATACTCATACGCGAGATTGCATCACTTTTGAAACTCACTGTGGTGATAGTGACGCATGATTTGCATACGATTGAACATGTTTTGGATCGATTTTGTATCCTTCAAAATAAAAAAATTGCATTTGAAGGAAACTATAAAGAGGCGATTCAATCAGAGAATTATGCTATCAGAGAGTTTTTGAAAAACTGA
- the msrA gene encoding peptide-methionine (S)-S-oxide reductase MsrA — MEHSQTVILGGGCFWCLEAVFEDVKGVTSVESGYAGGVGENPTYEQVSTGKTGYAEVVKVTFDEHIVTLEKLLNIFFAIHDPTSLNQQGNDIGTQYRSVIFYTDDAQKEIAQKVMQEEAPKFNKPIVTELAPAPVFYKAEAYHQDYFKKNPYQGYCVYVVKPKVEKFLQKFPTLKK; from the coding sequence ATGGAACATTCACAAACTGTCATATTAGGCGGTGGTTGTTTTTGGTGCTTAGAAGCTGTATTTGAAGATGTCAAAGGAGTCACGTCAGTGGAGAGTGGCTATGCCGGTGGCGTGGGAGAAAACCCAACATACGAACAAGTTAGTACTGGAAAAACCGGCTATGCAGAAGTCGTCAAAGTCACCTTTGATGAGCACATCGTCACGCTGGAAAAACTTTTGAATATCTTTTTTGCCATTCATGACCCCACCTCACTCAATCAGCAAGGTAATGATATCGGAACCCAATACCGATCGGTCATCTTTTATACCGATGATGCACAAAAAGAAATCGCGCAAAAAGTGATGCAAGAAGAGGCTCCAAAATTCAACAAACCCATCGTGACAGAACTCGCTCCTGCCCCTGTGTTTTACAAGGCTGAAGCGTACCACCAAGACTACTTCAAGAAAAATCCATACCAAGGATATTGTGTTTATGTTGTCAAACCAAAAGTAGAGAAATTTTTACAAAAATTCCCAACCTTAAAAAAATAA
- a CDS encoding ABC-type transport auxiliary lipoprotein family protein codes for MNKILTAIFIVIFISGCSIKEVSPPVVTYHLEDNHQAQQQIIGDKILKIARFKSPNFLQSRKIWYQEPSGRIGAYLYSTWNENFTSMVAQSLTDNIFKSGLFKSVYSEYSKMLPDLLLEANIVNAVQNMKKVSFEIRVYVVERKSAALVATKAFIYQETCDSIDAKGAVDAYQKILNKFNKDVILWLKRSVKIN; via the coding sequence ATGAATAAGATTTTAACGGCTATTTTTATAGTGATTTTCATCAGTGGATGTTCGATTAAAGAGGTCAGCCCTCCTGTTGTGACCTATCATCTCGAAGACAATCATCAAGCACAGCAACAGATTATAGGGGATAAAATCTTGAAGATAGCACGGTTTAAATCTCCAAATTTCTTGCAGAGTAGAAAAATTTGGTATCAGGAACCTTCTGGGAGAATAGGAGCGTATTTGTACTCAACATGGAATGAAAATTTCACCAGTATGGTAGCACAAAGTTTGACGGACAATATTTTTAAAAGCGGTCTTTTTAAAAGTGTTTATAGTGAGTATTCCAAAATGTTACCGGATTTGTTGTTGGAGGCAAATATCGTCAATGCCGTGCAAAATATGAAAAAGGTTTCCTTTGAGATACGCGTGTATGTGGTTGAGAGAAAAAGTGCTGCTTTGGTGGCTACTAAAGCATTTATCTATCAGGAGACTTGTGATAGTATCGATGCCAAAGGGGCGGTGGATGCGTATCAAAAAATACTTAATAAATTTAATAAAGATGTGATATTATGGCTAAAGAGATCAGTGAAAATAAATTAA
- a CDS encoding MlaE family ABC transporter permease, producing the protein MSSFDIIQKDSKRCNIKISGDFDKVNLKKLYPKIKKIKQGTFAIVTIDCQDLQALDFAGAIVLADLGAYFSDIKVPFVLTGMNPDFEGLLLFARRNLRQKSKITIKKENIFASSVYKIGKLVIDMFESLLLFSSFLGQSTIEFLRILPKPWRFRYKATAVHIERSGAQALPIVALTSFLVGLVIAYQGAEQLARFGANIFIVELVSISMFRELAPLIAAIVIAGRSASAYTAEIGTMKITQEIDAMKTMGLDPVLFLVLPRMFALLIAMPLIVFFADIIGTFGGMIVAKYQLGISYHEFIIRMRNVVEVKHILIGLFKAPFFGLLIALIGCFRGFQVSGSTESIGKYTTISVVNAIFWVIACNALISVVLTKVGI; encoded by the coding sequence ATGAGTAGTTTTGATATCATACAAAAAGATAGTAAACGATGCAATATAAAAATTTCCGGTGATTTTGATAAAGTTAATCTGAAAAAATTATATCCCAAGATCAAAAAAATCAAGCAGGGAACTTTTGCTATCGTGACTATTGATTGTCAGGATTTACAAGCATTGGACTTTGCTGGAGCGATTGTTCTGGCAGATTTGGGTGCATATTTTAGTGACATAAAAGTACCGTTTGTTCTCACCGGTATGAATCCGGACTTTGAGGGACTACTCCTCTTTGCTAGACGAAATCTAAGACAAAAATCCAAAATTACAATCAAAAAAGAAAACATTTTTGCATCGAGTGTCTATAAAATTGGAAAACTTGTTATTGACATGTTTGAATCACTACTTCTGTTTTCCTCTTTCTTGGGGCAAAGTACGATTGAATTTTTACGTATTCTTCCTAAACCTTGGCGCTTTCGCTATAAGGCAACGGCGGTACATATCGAACGCTCAGGTGCGCAAGCGCTACCGATTGTGGCATTGACCTCATTTTTGGTCGGACTGGTGATTGCCTATCAAGGGGCTGAACAGTTAGCGAGATTTGGGGCCAATATTTTTATTGTTGAATTGGTCAGCATCTCGATGTTTCGGGAACTCGCTCCATTGATTGCGGCGATTGTTATTGCAGGTAGAAGTGCTTCTGCTTATACGGCAGAAATTGGCACGATGAAGATTACGCAAGAAATTGATGCGATGAAAACGATGGGACTTGACCCGGTTTTGTTTCTTGTATTGCCACGGATGTTTGCTCTGTTGATAGCCATGCCTTTGATTGTATTTTTTGCTGATATTATTGGCACCTTTGGGGGCATGATTGTAGCGAAATACCAATTGGGCATTTCCTATCATGAATTTATTATCAGAATGCGCAATGTTGTAGAAGTCAAACACATTCTTATCGGGCTTTTCAAAGCACCATTTTTTGGTTTGCTTATTGCCTTGATTGGATGTTTTCGTGGTTTTCAAGTCTCTGGGAGCACTGAGAGTATCGGTAAATATACGACCATCAGCGTCGTCAATGCAATCTTTTGGGTGATTGCGTGTAATGCTCTGATATCGGTCGTTTTGACTAAGGTTGGCATTTGA